In one window of Paenarthrobacter nicotinovorans DNA:
- a CDS encoding quinone-dependent dihydroorotate dehydrogenase: MRVYPTFFKLAFSWMDAEKAHKIGFQGIRLAHRSGAGRILAKLTAPDASLRTEALGLTFPSPFGLAAGFDKEGHGIEALSELGFGHVEVGTITGQAQPGNEKPRLFRLIEDRAVINRMGFNNDGAAAVAPRLKSARAALQRQYRDTRPIIGVNIGKTKVVELEDATEDYLVSARTLAPAADYLVVNVSSPNTPGLRLLQNVETLRPLLRAVGDAADESAGRHVPLLVKIAPDLSDEDIDDVARLALDLKLDGIIATNTTISRGGLMSDPAKVDALGAGGLSGAPLKQRSLEVLRRLKEAVGDQLVLIAVGGVETPRDVQDRLDAGATLVQGYTAFLYEGPFWVSRINKGLVKLRKRSSR, translated from the coding sequence ATGCGTGTTTACCCCACATTCTTCAAGTTGGCCTTTTCCTGGATGGATGCCGAGAAGGCCCACAAGATCGGTTTCCAGGGAATCCGGCTTGCCCACCGTTCGGGCGCCGGCCGGATCCTGGCAAAGCTGACTGCGCCTGATGCCTCCTTAAGGACGGAGGCGTTGGGCCTCACTTTTCCGTCGCCGTTCGGTTTGGCCGCCGGCTTCGACAAGGAAGGCCACGGCATTGAGGCCCTGTCCGAGCTCGGTTTCGGCCATGTGGAAGTTGGCACCATCACCGGACAAGCTCAGCCGGGCAACGAGAAGCCCCGGCTGTTCCGCCTGATCGAGGACCGCGCTGTTATCAACCGCATGGGATTCAACAACGACGGCGCCGCGGCAGTTGCGCCGCGGCTTAAGTCGGCACGGGCTGCTTTGCAAAGGCAGTACCGTGACACACGGCCAATCATCGGGGTCAACATCGGCAAGACCAAGGTAGTGGAGCTGGAGGACGCCACTGAGGACTACCTGGTGAGTGCAAGGACCCTGGCTCCGGCGGCGGATTATCTGGTGGTCAACGTCAGCTCACCGAACACGCCTGGCCTCCGTCTGTTGCAGAACGTCGAAACCCTCCGCCCGCTCCTGAGGGCCGTCGGCGACGCCGCCGATGAGTCCGCGGGGCGGCATGTGCCGCTGCTCGTCAAGATTGCTCCGGACCTGTCCGATGAAGACATTGACGATGTCGCCCGCCTGGCGCTGGACCTTAAGCTTGATGGCATCATTGCCACCAACACCACGATTTCCAGGGGCGGCCTCATGTCTGATCCCGCAAAGGTTGATGCCCTCGGTGCCGGTGGATTGTCCGGGGCGCCCCTCAAGCAGCGCTCCCTGGAGGTTCTGCGCCGCCTCAAGGAAGCGGTCGGCGATCAGCTCGTTCTCATCGCTGTTGGTGGCGTAGAGACACCCCGCGATGTGCAGGACCGGCTGGATGCCGGAGCAACCTTGGTGCAGGGATACACGGCCTTCCTCTATGAAGGTCCGTTCTGGGTTTCCCGCATCAACAAGGGCCTGGTAAAGCTCCGCAAGCGGTCATCCCGCTAA
- a CDS encoding FAD-binding dehydrogenase — protein sequence MTADIAVVGAGLSGLVAAATAYAAGKSVIVLDQEPEASLGGQAHWSFGGLFMVDTPEQRRLGVKDSTELALSDWFASAAFDRPADTQARAWAEAYVNFAAGEKRSWLRNLGVGIFPLVQWAERGGYGPQGHGNTVPRFHVTWGTGPALVQPFLAKVQEGVAAGKVRMCFRHRAAALTTTAGKVTGVAGQVLEQSTAVRGQASSRVTVGDFEVNAGAVVVTTGGIGGNHEVVRRQWPGGKAPAEMLSGVPASVDGGFLPAVATAGGSLINGDRMWHYPEGIRNYDPVWPQHGIRILPGPSSLWLDATGAQLPAPLFPGFDSLGALRHIVATNHGYSWFVLNRTIALKELALSGSEQNPDLTGKDVRLLASRLKPGADSPIQRFLDKGEDFIQAASVRELAAGMNKLTGNQLINAGSLEALVQARDRQVSSGLGKDPQLAAIRAARRFATDKLMRVAPPHRLMDPAHGPIIAIRLSVLTRKSLGGLQTDLKSRVLNDDGQAIAGLYAAGEAAGFGGGGIHGYRALEGTFLGGCLFSGRAAGREAAASV from the coding sequence ATGACTGCCGACATCGCAGTAGTCGGCGCCGGCCTGTCGGGGCTCGTGGCCGCTGCCACAGCGTATGCCGCCGGAAAGAGCGTCATCGTGCTGGACCAGGAGCCGGAAGCCTCGCTCGGCGGTCAGGCCCACTGGTCCTTCGGCGGCCTCTTCATGGTCGACACCCCGGAACAGCGCAGGCTCGGCGTCAAGGACAGTACCGAGCTCGCGTTGTCTGACTGGTTCGCCTCCGCCGCTTTCGACCGGCCCGCCGATACGCAGGCGCGGGCCTGGGCCGAGGCCTATGTCAACTTCGCAGCCGGCGAGAAGAGGAGTTGGCTCAGGAACCTGGGCGTCGGCATCTTTCCATTGGTCCAGTGGGCGGAGCGGGGAGGCTACGGACCGCAGGGTCATGGCAATACGGTGCCCCGCTTCCACGTCACGTGGGGAACAGGTCCGGCGCTCGTCCAACCCTTCCTGGCCAAAGTGCAGGAGGGTGTAGCCGCGGGAAAGGTGCGGATGTGCTTCAGGCACCGCGCCGCAGCCCTGACGACGACGGCGGGAAAGGTCACCGGGGTGGCCGGCCAGGTCCTGGAACAGTCGACGGCGGTCCGGGGCCAGGCATCGTCCAGGGTCACCGTCGGAGACTTCGAAGTGAATGCGGGGGCGGTGGTGGTGACCACCGGAGGGATCGGCGGCAACCACGAGGTTGTCAGGCGGCAATGGCCAGGGGGAAAGGCGCCTGCGGAGATGCTCAGCGGTGTGCCCGCGTCAGTGGACGGCGGGTTCCTTCCGGCGGTAGCGACAGCGGGTGGCTCGTTGATCAACGGTGACAGGATGTGGCACTACCCGGAGGGAATCCGCAATTATGATCCCGTCTGGCCACAGCACGGCATCCGCATCCTTCCGGGCCCGTCGTCCCTGTGGCTGGACGCCACCGGAGCCCAGCTGCCCGCCCCGCTGTTTCCCGGCTTCGATTCACTGGGCGCTTTGCGCCACATTGTCGCGACCAACCACGGGTATTCCTGGTTTGTCCTTAATCGGACCATCGCGCTCAAGGAGCTTGCCCTGTCCGGATCGGAACAGAACCCGGATCTGACCGGCAAGGATGTCCGTCTGTTGGCTTCACGCCTGAAACCCGGCGCCGACTCCCCCATCCAGCGTTTCCTGGACAAGGGCGAAGACTTCATCCAGGCCGCATCGGTGCGGGAACTCGCTGCAGGGATGAACAAACTAACCGGCAACCAGCTGATCAATGCCGGGTCCCTTGAGGCCCTGGTCCAAGCACGTGACCGCCAAGTGTCCAGCGGCTTGGGAAAGGACCCCCAACTCGCGGCAATCAGGGCTGCACGGCGATTTGCCACGGATAAATTGATGCGCGTCGCGCCCCCGCACCGTCTGATGGACCCGGCTCACGGCCCCATAATAGCCATCCGCCTGTCCGTCCTCACCAGAAAGAGCCTTGGCGGCCTCCAGACGGATCTGAAGTCCAGGGTGCTCAACGATGACGGTCAAGCCATAGCGGGCCTCTACGCTGCCGGCGAGGCGGCGGGGTTCGGCGGAGGCGGCATCCACGGGTACCGTGCCCTGGAAGGAACCTTCCTCGGCGGCTGTCTCTTCAGCGGGAGGGCCGCGGGGCGGGAAGCCGCCGCCAGTGTCTAA
- a CDS encoding alpha/beta hydrolase translates to MEWTPDILGKDFQSCSFEAAGPDGVVRRATLIRHRAELPARPHEGPGAGNAPYGAVLFLHGWSDYFFNTELARFWAGQGYDFYALDMHNHGRSLRSDSPGGYVADLAYYDAEIDGALELIRADRAGVPPGSLTLMGHSTGGLIAALWASRHQDKLQFLVLDSPWLEMHGHSLVRRAVHTVLAPLAKLRPETILRLPERGFYFRSISSSAEGEWALDEKYRPPLAFPVRAGWLSAVFAGHALVSQGLNLQMPVLVLTSAASANGMVWQESMRRSDAVLDVGIIALRAMALGRTVTLERIDGGLHDVFLSAPAVRQDAYARLGRWISGYMRYGGPQGSVPETTVPETTVPEHPAQEHHSMEHQQKGDA, encoded by the coding sequence ATGGAGTGGACCCCTGACATCCTGGGAAAGGACTTTCAATCCTGCAGTTTTGAGGCGGCAGGGCCTGACGGCGTCGTCCGCCGCGCCACTCTGATCCGTCACAGGGCGGAACTGCCTGCCCGGCCGCACGAAGGTCCGGGGGCTGGAAACGCCCCCTATGGTGCCGTGCTGTTCCTGCACGGTTGGAGCGACTACTTCTTCAATACGGAGTTGGCCCGGTTCTGGGCGGGCCAGGGTTACGACTTCTATGCCCTTGACATGCACAACCACGGACGAAGTCTTCGATCGGACAGCCCGGGTGGCTACGTGGCTGACTTGGCCTACTACGACGCCGAAATCGACGGAGCCCTGGAACTCATCCGTGCTGACCGTGCCGGCGTCCCTCCGGGCAGTCTGACCTTGATGGGACACTCAACCGGAGGATTGATTGCAGCGCTATGGGCAAGCCGGCATCAGGACAAACTCCAATTCTTGGTCCTCGACAGTCCATGGCTGGAAATGCACGGTCATTCGTTGGTTCGTCGTGCCGTGCACACTGTGCTGGCGCCCTTGGCCAAACTTCGTCCTGAAACCATACTGAGGCTGCCGGAGAGAGGCTTCTACTTCCGGAGCATCAGCAGCAGCGCCGAGGGTGAATGGGCGCTGGACGAGAAGTACCGGCCCCCGCTTGCCTTCCCTGTCCGGGCAGGCTGGCTCAGCGCCGTCTTCGCGGGCCATGCGCTGGTATCGCAAGGGTTGAACCTGCAGATGCCGGTCTTGGTCCTTACATCTGCGGCCAGCGCCAATGGCATGGTGTGGCAGGAATCGATGCGTCGCTCCGATGCCGTCTTGGATGTCGGCATTATCGCCCTCCGGGCCATGGCACTGGGCCGGACAGTCACCCTGGAACGCATTGATGGCGGGCTCCACGATGTCTTCCTTTCGGCACCTGCAGTGCGGCAGGACGCTTATGCGAGGCTGGGCCGCTGGATCAGTGGATACATGCGCTATGGCGGCCCGCAAGGCAGCGTGCCGGAAACCACCGTGCCGGAAACCACCGTGCCGGAGCACCCGGCCCAGGAACACCACAGCATGGAACACCAACAGAAGGGGGATGCATGA
- a CDS encoding alpha/beta hydrolase has product MTATGNAGIQWGPDVLGHNYESLDLPLGTDEEGPVKATLVRHSPPTGDTAPHGILDFLTTFAKRKRRTPPESGGAPRAVLYLHGWADYFLQTELAEYLNASGFMFYALDLRKFGRSLLPGQTPGYTSDLGVYDEDLSAALRAIEADVAERTNNPVPPTIHVIAHSLGGLIAALWADRNPGKVGTLVLNSPWLELQGSSLVRSIAMHLVEPFARTDPKRPFRFPEMPAYWESVSNEAHGEWMLDPVWRPRTSFPIRAGWTKAVLAGHAAVERKLNIDAPVLVLLSGRTRIQAEWTSDLMRADAVIDVEQTSRRALGLARRTAVFRYPGALHDVFLSRRTVRQQAYRDVAVWLAAYPY; this is encoded by the coding sequence ATGACGGCTACAGGTAACGCCGGAATACAGTGGGGGCCGGATGTACTGGGCCACAACTACGAGAGCCTGGATTTGCCCTTGGGGACTGACGAAGAGGGCCCGGTCAAAGCCACCTTGGTGCGGCACTCGCCACCCACCGGGGACACCGCCCCGCACGGAATCCTCGACTTCCTGACGACCTTCGCAAAAAGAAAGCGCCGTACTCCGCCCGAGTCCGGCGGGGCGCCGCGAGCGGTGCTCTACCTCCACGGGTGGGCAGACTACTTCCTCCAAACCGAGCTGGCCGAGTACCTTAACGCGTCTGGTTTTATGTTCTATGCCCTGGACCTCCGCAAATTCGGCAGAAGCCTGCTCCCGGGACAAACCCCCGGCTACACCTCGGATCTCGGTGTCTACGACGAAGACCTGTCCGCGGCCCTCCGGGCGATTGAAGCAGATGTGGCAGAACGGACCAACAACCCTGTTCCGCCTACGATCCACGTGATTGCCCACTCCCTTGGCGGGCTGATCGCGGCACTCTGGGCCGACCGCAACCCGGGCAAGGTCGGCACCCTCGTACTTAACTCCCCCTGGCTGGAACTCCAGGGCAGCAGCCTCGTCCGCAGCATCGCCATGCACCTGGTGGAACCTTTTGCCCGCACGGACCCGAAACGACCCTTCCGCTTCCCGGAAATGCCGGCGTACTGGGAGAGCGTCAGCAATGAGGCACACGGCGAATGGATGTTGGACCCGGTCTGGCGTCCGCGCACGTCCTTCCCCATTCGCGCCGGTTGGACCAAGGCAGTACTGGCGGGGCACGCGGCAGTGGAGCGCAAGCTGAACATTGACGCACCTGTCCTGGTTCTCCTGTCTGGTCGCACCAGGATTCAGGCGGAATGGACCTCGGACCTTATGCGCGCAGACGCCGTCATCGACGTCGAACAGACCTCCCGGCGTGCTCTCGGCCTTGCCCGGCGGACAGCAGTGTTCCGGTATCCGGGTGCGCTCCACGACGTCTTCCTGTCCCGTCGCACTGTCCGGCAGCAGGCGTACCGGGACGTCGCCGTCTGGCTGGCTGCCTACCCGTATTGA
- a CDS encoding isoprenyl transferase — MALGKKSKTTAARTAPVVAPYGHPSGAVPPAIPSELIPQHVAIVMDGNGRWANQRGLPRIEGHKAGEPALLDVMAGAIELGIKYVSVYAFSTENWRRSPEEVRFLMGFNKDVLRRQRNQLDDWGVRIRWAGRRPRLWGSVIKELEEAEEYTKGNDTCTLTMCVNYGGRAEIADAVSAIAQDVAAGRLKPGSVSEKTIQRYLDEPDLPDVDLFLRSSGEQRLSNFLLWQSAYAEFVFMDTLWPDVDRRTLWDAVEIYAKRDRRYGGAVDAAPAAE, encoded by the coding sequence GTGGCACTTGGAAAGAAAAGCAAGACAACAGCGGCAAGGACTGCGCCGGTCGTCGCTCCTTACGGGCATCCATCCGGAGCGGTGCCGCCAGCAATTCCAAGTGAGCTTATCCCGCAGCACGTGGCCATCGTCATGGATGGCAATGGCCGATGGGCGAACCAGCGTGGATTGCCACGGATCGAGGGACACAAGGCCGGCGAACCTGCCCTCCTTGATGTGATGGCCGGAGCCATCGAACTGGGGATCAAGTACGTCAGCGTCTACGCTTTTTCTACAGAGAACTGGCGCCGTTCGCCCGAGGAAGTCCGCTTCCTCATGGGATTTAACAAGGATGTGTTAAGGCGGCAGCGGAACCAGCTGGACGACTGGGGCGTCCGGATCCGGTGGGCCGGCCGGCGGCCGCGGCTTTGGGGTTCGGTCATCAAGGAACTCGAAGAGGCCGAGGAATACACCAAGGGCAATGACACCTGTACCTTGACCATGTGTGTTAATTACGGCGGGCGGGCCGAGATTGCCGATGCCGTATCGGCCATTGCGCAGGACGTCGCAGCCGGCCGCTTGAAGCCTGGCTCTGTCTCGGAGAAGACCATACAGAGGTATCTGGACGAGCCCGATCTCCCGGACGTGGATCTCTTCCTCCGGAGTTCGGGGGAGCAGCGACTGTCCAACTTCCTGCTCTGGCAGTCCGCCTACGCGGAGTTCGTCTTCATGGACACCCTGTGGCCTGATGTGGACCGGCGCACCTTGTGGGACGCCGTCGAAATCTACGCCAAACGGGACAGACGCTACGGCGGGGCCGTCGATGCTGCCCCGGCAGCGGAATAG
- the recO gene encoding DNA repair protein RecO, whose product MANPSFAARSYRDDAVVLRTHKLGEADRIITLLTKHHGQVRAVAKGVRRTSSRFGARLEPFMVADLQLVSGRTLDIVTQAVAKGAYGSSIAADYGRFTVAAAMTETAEKLTDADTESGTAQYNLLVGALAALSRSDHPPELILDSYLLRALATGGWAPSFTACARCGKPGPHTAFAAPVGGMVCGDCRPPGSPAPAAETVVLLGALLTGNWEVADVSDPRHRREAAGLVASYLQWHLERALKSLKHVERS is encoded by the coding sequence GTGGCCAATCCATCGTTTGCAGCCCGGTCCTACCGGGACGATGCCGTGGTTCTCCGTACCCACAAGCTGGGCGAGGCGGATCGCATTATTACCTTGCTGACCAAGCACCATGGGCAGGTCCGTGCCGTGGCAAAAGGGGTCCGCAGGACCAGCAGCCGTTTCGGCGCGAGGCTTGAGCCCTTCATGGTGGCCGACCTTCAGCTGGTATCCGGCCGCACGTTGGACATCGTCACCCAAGCAGTGGCGAAAGGTGCCTACGGAAGCAGCATTGCTGCCGACTACGGCAGATTTACGGTGGCTGCCGCCATGACGGAGACAGCAGAAAAGCTGACCGACGCAGACACGGAATCGGGCACGGCCCAATACAACCTTCTGGTAGGTGCGCTGGCGGCCCTGAGCCGTTCGGACCACCCTCCGGAGTTGATCCTGGATTCCTATCTTCTGCGCGCGTTGGCCACGGGAGGCTGGGCCCCCAGCTTCACGGCCTGTGCACGGTGCGGTAAACCGGGACCCCACACAGCATTTGCTGCTCCGGTGGGCGGAATGGTCTGCGGCGACTGCAGGCCACCCGGATCACCGGCGCCGGCGGCTGAGACCGTGGTACTCCTGGGCGCTTTGTTGACAGGCAACTGGGAGGTCGCGGACGTTTCCGACCCGCGGCACCGCAGGGAAGCCGCCGGGCTGGTGGCGAGTTACCTGCAATGGCATTTGGAACGGGCCTTGAAATCACTCAAACACGTGGAGCGAAGCTGA
- the leuA gene encoding 2-isopropylmalate synthase, which produces MRNAQKPSGMPTHRYLPFQDQITVEVPDRTWPDKVITKAPRWCAVDLRDGNQALIDPMSPARKLKMFQLLVKMGYKEIEVGFPSASQTDFDFVRQLIEGGHIPDDVTIQVLTQAREHLIERTYESLVGAKQAIVHLYNSTSVLQRRVVFNQDEDGILDIALQGARLCKKYEETLTDTHITYEYSPESFTGTELEYAARVCNAIADVFEASADKQVIINLPATVEMATPNVYADSIEWMHRNLHPREGIIISLHPHNDRGTGVAAAELGYLAGADRIEGCLFGNGERTGNVDLVTLGLNMFVQGVDPMIDFSDIDEIRRTVEYCNQLPVPERSPYGGDLVFTAFSGSHQDAIKKGFEALEKDAAAAGKPVDDFTWQVPYLPIDPKDLGRSYEAVIRVNSQSGKGGVAYLLKNEHNLDLPRRAQIEFSGVIQRRTDAVGGEVSGSQLWQIFQDEYLPSDEEQAQWGRYTLGSVSTETDESGAMTMNANLRIEGTEVRRTGHGNGPIAALLDILHQDGVDVRVLDYSEHALSEGGSASAAAYVECAVGERVLWGVGIDPSTTTSSLKALISAVNRAVRDAQA; this is translated from the coding sequence ATGCGTAATGCACAAAAGCCCTCCGGTATGCCCACCCACCGTTACCTGCCGTTCCAGGACCAGATCACGGTCGAGGTCCCGGACCGCACTTGGCCGGACAAGGTCATCACCAAAGCTCCGCGCTGGTGCGCCGTTGACCTGCGGGACGGCAACCAGGCGCTGATCGACCCGATGAGCCCGGCACGCAAGCTGAAGATGTTCCAGCTGCTGGTCAAGATGGGCTACAAGGAAATCGAGGTCGGCTTCCCGTCGGCATCGCAGACGGACTTCGATTTCGTCCGCCAGCTCATCGAGGGCGGCCACATTCCGGACGACGTCACGATCCAGGTATTGACCCAGGCGCGTGAGCACCTGATTGAACGGACCTACGAGTCATTGGTAGGTGCCAAGCAGGCGATCGTCCACCTGTACAACTCCACCTCCGTATTGCAGCGCCGAGTGGTCTTCAACCAGGACGAAGACGGCATCCTGGATATCGCGCTGCAGGGTGCGCGTTTGTGCAAGAAGTACGAAGAGACGCTGACCGACACGCACATCACCTACGAGTACTCGCCGGAGTCCTTCACGGGAACCGAGCTCGAGTATGCTGCACGCGTTTGCAACGCCATCGCCGACGTCTTTGAGGCCTCAGCCGATAAGCAGGTCATCATCAACCTGCCTGCCACGGTGGAAATGGCTACGCCGAACGTCTATGCCGACTCGATCGAGTGGATGCACCGTAATCTGCACCCGCGCGAAGGCATCATCATTTCGCTCCACCCGCACAATGACCGCGGCACGGGAGTTGCTGCAGCCGAACTCGGTTACCTGGCCGGTGCGGACCGTATTGAGGGGTGCCTCTTCGGCAACGGCGAACGCACTGGCAACGTTGACCTGGTCACGCTGGGGTTGAACATGTTCGTGCAAGGCGTTGACCCCATGATCGATTTCTCCGACATTGATGAAATCCGCCGGACAGTGGAGTACTGCAACCAGTTGCCTGTGCCGGAGCGCTCTCCCTACGGTGGCGATCTCGTCTTCACAGCGTTCTCGGGTTCGCACCAGGACGCCATCAAGAAAGGCTTCGAGGCTCTGGAGAAGGACGCCGCCGCTGCCGGCAAGCCCGTGGATGATTTCACCTGGCAGGTGCCCTACCTGCCGATCGATCCCAAGGACCTGGGTCGCAGCTACGAGGCTGTCATCCGCGTCAACTCCCAGTCCGGCAAGGGTGGCGTTGCCTACTTGCTGAAGAACGAGCACAATTTGGACCTGCCGCGGCGTGCCCAGATCGAGTTCTCGGGAGTTATCCAGCGACGCACGGACGCCGTGGGTGGCGAAGTCAGCGGGTCCCAGTTGTGGCAGATCTTCCAGGATGAGTACCTGCCCTCGGACGAAGAGCAGGCCCAGTGGGGCCGTTATACCTTGGGCAGCGTGAGCACCGAGACCGACGAGTCCGGCGCAATGACCATGAATGCGAACCTGCGGATCGAGGGTACTGAGGTTCGGCGCACCGGGCATGGCAACGGTCCCATTGCGGCCCTGTTGGACATACTGCACCAGGACGGCGTCGATGTCCGGGTTCTCGACTACAGCGAGCACGCGTTGTCGGAAGGCGGCAGCGCCAGTGCCGCCGCGTATGTTGAATGCGCCGTCGGAGAGCGTGTCCTGTGGGGAGTGGGAATTGACCCGAGCACCACAACGTCGTCCCTCAAGGCACTGATCTCGGCTGTGAACAGGGCCGTTCGGGACGCCCAGGCCTAG
- a CDS encoding M13 family metallopeptidase, which translates to MPQSGITLSNIDHSVRPQDDLYQHVNGAWLNSTTIPDDRPLEGTFTALRDGAELAVKAIIEEAAGKGESATGIEQKVGGLYASFMDEAAAEAKGLAPVRGRLDEVSAVSSPKDLAALIGRLFRSDVSGLFSIYPAPDAGNPERILLYIGQGGLGLPDESYYRDDKFAGIVSAYSSYIEKLFTLASIPDAAEAAQRVVALETALASHHWDNVTLRDPQKTYNLRSAEEATELFPWLDTWFDAARVDAAKRREIVVSTPDFFTGAAALLESEPLQAWKEWLTLRVLSSAAPYLSSAFVDTNFDFYGTTLSGTPQNKERWKRGVAVVEAALGEAVGQIYVERHFPPGHKARMESLVANLIAAYRESISSLAWMGEETKKEALKKLDAFRPKIGFPEKWIDYSAVEIDPNDLLGNVERAHDADVDRHLDEIGKPVDLTKWLMTPQTVNAYYHPMLNEIVFPAAILQPPFFTAEADDAVNYGGIGAVIGHEIGHGFDDQGSQFDGSGALRNWWTEEDRTAFEALTAKLVAQFDALSPYAAPEHKVNGKLTLGENIGDLGGLTIAYKAYLLSLDGKEPEVIDGFTGPQRFFMSWAAGWRQVIRTEEAIRRLATDPHSPNEFRTNAIAKNLDAFHEAFEVAESDGMWAEPGERVSIW; encoded by the coding sequence GTGCCACAGTCGGGGATCACTCTTTCGAATATCGACCACAGCGTCCGGCCCCAGGACGACCTATACCAGCACGTCAACGGCGCGTGGCTCAACAGCACTACGATTCCGGATGACCGGCCGTTGGAAGGAACTTTCACCGCCCTGCGTGACGGGGCCGAGCTCGCAGTCAAGGCAATCATCGAAGAGGCCGCCGGCAAAGGCGAATCGGCCACCGGTATTGAACAAAAGGTTGGCGGCCTCTACGCCAGCTTCATGGACGAGGCTGCGGCAGAGGCAAAGGGACTCGCACCCGTGCGGGGCCGCCTTGACGAGGTCAGCGCAGTGAGCTCTCCCAAGGACCTGGCAGCTTTGATCGGCCGTCTTTTCCGTTCGGATGTGTCCGGCCTCTTCTCCATCTATCCCGCGCCGGATGCCGGGAACCCGGAACGAATCCTGCTGTACATCGGGCAGGGCGGCTTGGGTTTGCCCGACGAGTCCTACTACCGCGACGACAAGTTCGCCGGCATTGTGTCGGCGTACAGCAGCTACATCGAAAAACTCTTCACGCTCGCTTCCATTCCCGATGCCGCCGAGGCTGCACAGCGCGTCGTCGCGCTTGAGACGGCACTGGCTTCGCATCACTGGGACAACGTCACGCTCCGGGATCCCCAGAAGACGTACAACCTCAGATCTGCGGAAGAGGCCACAGAGTTGTTCCCCTGGCTCGACACGTGGTTCGACGCAGCTCGGGTCGACGCGGCGAAACGGCGGGAGATCGTTGTCAGCACCCCGGACTTCTTCACTGGCGCCGCCGCGCTGCTGGAGTCCGAACCATTGCAGGCCTGGAAGGAATGGCTGACACTCCGCGTCCTCAGTTCGGCCGCCCCCTATTTGTCGTCTGCGTTCGTGGACACAAACTTCGACTTCTACGGCACCACCCTGAGCGGTACCCCGCAAAACAAAGAACGCTGGAAGCGCGGAGTCGCCGTCGTGGAAGCTGCGCTGGGTGAGGCAGTCGGTCAGATCTACGTCGAACGGCACTTCCCTCCCGGTCACAAAGCCCGGATGGAATCCTTGGTGGCCAACCTGATTGCGGCCTACCGCGAGAGCATCTCTTCCTTGGCTTGGATGGGTGAGGAGACGAAGAAGGAAGCCCTCAAGAAGTTGGATGCGTTCCGTCCCAAGATTGGCTTCCCGGAAAAGTGGATCGACTATTCCGCAGTGGAGATTGACCCCAATGACCTTCTCGGAAATGTTGAACGCGCGCATGACGCCGACGTTGACCGCCATCTGGACGAAATCGGCAAGCCCGTCGACCTGACGAAGTGGCTGATGACGCCCCAGACGGTCAACGCCTACTACCACCCGATGTTGAATGAGATTGTGTTCCCGGCGGCAATCCTCCAGCCGCCGTTCTTTACCGCCGAGGCGGACGACGCCGTGAACTACGGTGGAATCGGGGCAGTGATCGGACACGAAATCGGCCATGGCTTCGACGACCAGGGATCGCAGTTCGATGGCAGCGGTGCGTTGCGAAATTGGTGGACCGAGGAGGATCGCACAGCATTCGAAGCACTCACCGCCAAGCTGGTAGCGCAATTCGATGCTCTCTCACCGTATGCCGCCCCAGAGCACAAGGTGAACGGCAAACTCACCCTGGGTGAGAACATTGGCGATCTGGGCGGCCTCACCATCGCCTACAAGGCATACCTTCTCAGCCTTGATGGCAAGGAACCGGAAGTTATAGATGGCTTCACCGGTCCGCAACGGTTCTTCATGTCCTGGGCGGCCGGGTGGCGTCAGGTAATCCGGACCGAGGAAGCAATCCGCAGGCTTGCCACGGACCCCCACTCCCCCAACGAGTTCCGGACCAACGCAATCGCCAAGAACCTCGATGCATTCCATGAAGCATTCGAAGTGGCTGAGTCGGACGGCATGTGGGCGGAACCCGGGGAACGCGTCAGCATCTGGTAG